One region of Demequina sp. TMPB413 genomic DNA includes:
- the efeB gene encoding iron uptake transporter deferrochelatase/peroxidase subunit, protein MSERHGVSRRAVLGGTGVAVGAAALAGAGFATGRATASPMQLRHYDFHGDHQSGIVTPQQDRMHFASFDVITDDRDALIGLLRSWSEAASVLMTGSELGTGIAGGSPLAPPDDTGDATGLPASGLTITFGFGPGLFSKDGVDRFGIANKRPAQLIDLPHFPGDTLEERLTGGDLCVQACADDPQVAMHTIRNLSRLAFGIASVRWAQLGFGRTSSTTRAQDTPRNLMGFKDGTRNLKAEDSDNVNRWLWAERGDGQDWMAGGTYLVARKLRILAEIWDRASLGEQEALVGRTKGSGAPLSGGNEFTEPDFTRPGAGGEPLIRSDAHVALAHPSANAGAMMLRRGYNYTDGADALGRLDAGLFFLAFVRDPATQYVPMQTAISSSDAMTVEYVRAVGSAIFAVPPGVAAGSPLGNNGAYIGESLFA, encoded by the coding sequence ATGAGCGAGCGTCATGGGGTCTCCCGCCGCGCCGTTCTCGGCGGGACCGGGGTGGCGGTCGGAGCGGCAGCCCTAGCGGGCGCCGGCTTCGCCACCGGCAGGGCAACGGCCTCGCCGATGCAGTTGCGCCACTACGACTTCCATGGCGACCACCAAAGCGGCATCGTCACGCCCCAGCAGGACCGGATGCATTTCGCGTCCTTCGACGTCATTACGGACGACCGCGACGCGCTGATCGGCCTGCTGCGCTCGTGGTCTGAGGCGGCCTCCGTGCTGATGACGGGCTCCGAGCTTGGCACCGGCATCGCGGGCGGTTCACCGCTGGCTCCTCCTGACGACACCGGTGACGCCACCGGCCTGCCTGCCTCTGGCCTCACCATTACCTTCGGCTTTGGGCCAGGCCTGTTCTCCAAGGACGGAGTCGACCGCTTCGGCATCGCCAACAAACGGCCTGCTCAGCTGATCGACTTGCCTCACTTCCCTGGCGACACGCTCGAGGAGCGACTCACCGGCGGCGACCTGTGCGTGCAGGCCTGCGCCGACGACCCGCAAGTCGCGATGCACACCATCCGCAACCTCTCGCGCCTCGCCTTTGGCATCGCCTCTGTGCGGTGGGCGCAACTCGGGTTCGGGCGCACGTCGTCAACGACTCGCGCCCAGGACACGCCCCGCAACCTGATGGGCTTCAAGGATGGCACCCGCAACCTCAAGGCCGAGGACTCCGACAACGTCAACCGGTGGCTGTGGGCCGAACGGGGCGATGGCCAGGACTGGATGGCGGGGGGCACCTACCTCGTCGCACGCAAACTGCGCATCCTTGCCGAGATTTGGGACCGCGCGTCGCTCGGTGAACAGGAGGCGCTCGTGGGGCGCACCAAGGGCTCGGGGGCACCGCTCTCTGGGGGCAACGAGTTCACAGAGCCCGACTTCACGCGGCCGGGTGCGGGAGGCGAGCCGCTAATTCGCTCGGACGCGCACGTCGCTCTCGCGCATCCCAGCGCAAATGCCGGCGCCATGATGTTGCGCCGCGGCTACAACTACACGGACGGTGCCGATGCCCTCGGCCGTCTCGACGCTGGCCTGTTCTTCCTTGCGTTTGTGCGCGATCCCGCGACCCAGTACGTACCGATGCAGACGGCGATCTCGTCGTCTGACGCCATGACGGTGGAGTACGTACGGGCCGTCGGCTCGGCAATCTTCGCGGTGCCACCAGGGGTCGCGGCCGGCTCCCCCCTCGGCAACAACGGCGCCTACATCGGCGAATCGCTGTTCGCCTAG